The DNA window GAAACTAACAACATTTTCCATAAAAAATGTTATTTATCTATTGGTAGTCTATTTTGAGTTATTTGAATCTTATTTGTTCATGTTTCTAATAAACCAAACCACAAGCAATAAAACAATAGAAACAGAAAAAATAAGTTACaaaaaaactgtaaatagatCAGCAAGAGTTAGATAACATTTTCTTAAAAAGATGGTATTAGTTTCTTTCTGGTTCAAAATAGATTAATTAGTTGTGAATTTTTAGAGGTTAAactggattttctatttttttaataaaatagaaaCCACCTTTAAAAACCAACTAAAGGACCAAATTTATCTAGATTCGATAGTTGGAGGGTGTCCGGTACCTGAATTTATAGTTTAAGGTTTAAAATTGAACTCATGTGCAAGATGAGGGTTGAAAAATGCACTTTACCCTTTTTTATAACCCGGCAGGAGCACTAGGAAAATGGGAATTGCACAGTTGCAGAGAGCCAAATTAAAAATACAAAGGGTGATACAACAGCCTTTCATCTTCCTTTCAgctgtgtttagttggagggAAAGTTGGAATtcgggcactgtagcactttcgtttttatttggcaaatagtattcaatcgtgattaattagactcaaaacgttcgtctcgcgatttccaatcaaattgtgcaattaaatttttttttgtctatatttactgcttcatacacgtatcgcaagattcgatgtgacgggtactgtagcatttttttgaAAGTATTTTTGGAACTGAACACGCGCTCAGTTCAGGCACTAGACTAGAGATGATGACTAGTAGAAGACCAAGTCAGAAGCTACTACTAGCAAGTGATGGTGCCAGCAGTGGCCCCACTTGCAGAAACCGGGCCCAGTAGCTCAAGGTACGACGTGGGTAGGTGGCAGCACCTTGTTTTGGTTTCAGGAACTGGACGACCGATGATGCCAAGTCTCCGCAGTCAATCCCTCCCTTGTATTACCATACCAGCTCGGCCCTTCTCCGTGCTGTCCAACACACGGGGAGGGGAGACCTGCCACCTGCATAAGGAGGCATACCTACCTGGCCTCCCGCTCTCTCGTCTTTCCACCCCGGATCCTCGTCTCGCTCTCGGCAGTTGGCGGAGGAAAACCCCGCCGGCCGGCGCCGGAGCTCCGATCCGATCCGCCAATGGCCGACAGCAGTCCCGCTCCCGGTACGCTCTTCAACCACAACCATAGTACTCCTATATTACTGTACTATATATGCGTGTCCATGGCTTCAAAGAAAGCATGCCAAACGAAGGTTACAGCTATATATGTGTTTAGCTTGAATGATAATTCACATATTGATTCTTTTTCTACCcgttgttggtgttggtgcaggCTACTACTCTGGCCCTCCCGCCACGACGCACGACAAGCACAAGGCGCCGCCGTCCGAGGCCGCTGACGGCCAGGTCAACGCCTCAGTCCCTGGTGCGTGCACTATGTACAGATCCGATCCAAGCGCTTCTTCTTCTCCTAAAAATTcctctcttcctttctctctccAATCACGTTTGCGCGTTTGACAAGAGCAGGCTACTACTCCGGCGGCCCTGAGAAACCTGGCGCCGGCGGCCAGGGCTCCGCTGCTCCTAAGGAAGAATCGGGCTTCTTCGCCAGCTGGTGAGCGTTCAGAGCGCAAATGATCAAATTAAATACTAGTCGCTGTTGCCTGGTTTTCATTTCACTTGATTATTCCTTCGCTGATGCCTCTCCGTTCGTTGTATTGTATGTATCATCAAGTTGTGCGTGCTTCTCTGGCGGCCAAACCGCAAGATAGATTCCTTGTTGGACCGAGGACCATGGATGGCACATGGCAGTGATTGTGTTGGGTCCGTGGAAATTTGTtcagatttattttctttgaaaCATGTATTTTTGGCAGTGGTGTTGTCAATTTGTACAAGCATTGTATGCACTATGCAGAAGCAGAGTCAATGAAAAGCATTCCCCATGATACAACTGTGCTTTGCTTTGGTATGAAAATCTGGGAGTCTCTCATAAAGTTTACCTTATGAAGAAATTTGTtcagatttattttctttgaaaTGTATATTTTCGGCAGTGGCGTTGTCAGTTTGTACAAGCATTCTATGCACTATGCAGAAGCAGAGTCAATGAAAAGTTTACCTTAATTACGAAGAGATGCTCCTAGCCATCTAGGCCGGTGTCTATATGTAATAACGTCCTGTGAAGCTTCGCTTCGGCCCATATTAGTTTTAATTAACAAGTTCATTTTGTATGAAGAGGCAATGATTCTACTATGCGAGGCTCAAGAATCAAGATAGTGCACTCATATATGTACTATAGATAATGCCGATAATGTCTGTGGAATCGACGAGCGTGTTGGTAATGATTAATGAACCAACTACTTTTATGTGTACTGGAGTATGTAATATTAAAATGTTATGTGCAACTTGACCTAAACTTGTGCGCTATTATGCATGCGGTACGAACCTTTATTTGAAACAATAACAAGTTGCAAAACAATAACAAGGCAAATGTTCTAATTTGCCAAGTTAAGCTTTGATAAATAAGGCAATGCAACGCATTTACCTGCATATAGTCATTCATGCAGCAAATGTTTTTCAGTCTCCCTATCTTAGTTTGTCCTACATATAAAACCGAAAGCGAAGAACATGCTTAAGAAGACAATAAATATTTAGTATATAGAAACATCTTGGGGTTTCCACGTTTTTTGAGGCTTGTGTGAGGTCAGACATGCTCTTGGGCATGCATGTGTATTATAAATTTGGGTTTAATTAGGTCCTGAGTTGAGTTGTGAACTCAGGAAAGTCTAATGAACTTAGTGTCTGTTTGTTTGAGctgtattttttttttggctttttcacTTAAAAGCCTACTTTCTAGCTTTTAGGTTTTGCTATTGGTTTTGTAATCAATTTTTAGCTTCTCAGCACAACAAAAGTTATAATGCTTTTCagcttttagttttttttttactcaGAAGCCAGCTTAATAGATGGGTTATTCAGCCTGATCGCtaggctggggctggctggccagccctctCAGATGGCTACTATTTACGCGattcagccagcagtacttctctttcacgtaaacgaaccagcaacgatacgaaccagccaaccgaacaggctgattgtttCAGCTTCTGGCTTTTAGCTAGCAGAAGCCAGCAAAAAGCTAAAACAAAAAGGGCCGGACCCTGTTTGGTATAGGTTGTCTAGGAAGCGCTTCGCGGAGAAGATACACTAGTAGAGTAAAAGCTCGGTTAAAATAAGCATGTCTGATCTAGCTTATGTTTTTTACTACAAATTGGGGTGGTGGGAATAACCACGGTCAGAATGAGCTGCAAAAAACATGCCATCTGACTATTAATTTGAGCTTATTTTGGTCATAAATAACTTATAAGATGTACCAAATATGTATTTAGTACACTTGTTTTTTGGTTGAAGCCAAAATCCTATGCGGTGTTTTTGCTCTGTCTACAAATGTTCTGGTAGGGTCTCAACCAGAACAGCCCCAGAAGGAGCATTGTAGGACAAAGGCGCCACCCTTTATTTCCCTTTGGATTGAGGTATTGCATGTTTTTTTCTTTCCAACAAGGTTCCTTCTAAGGCAAGTATGCAAAGTCTTCTCACTCTTAGTCGATTCCATTTCTGCGTTGTTCCTGCCTGGAGGAAGCTGCCTCCCCAAAGGCACCTGCTCTGCTGTCTACTCCCACATTCCACTTCCATCTATCCAAGAAGCAGAGGCCGGCAACGGAGGCGGTGGCCTACCGGCTTCCTCCTGTTCGCTCATCGTCCCACTCTCTCCGGAAGAGGTTGCCGGAGactcgccatggccgacgcctcgGACAATCCTGCCGGTATGCTGCTCAGCCTTGACAATCCATACCATTTCTGAAAACATAAAAACAAGCTCGATCGAAACGATAGGCAGTAGCGTGCAGACTACTCTTATTTCCTTTGTGCGAATCACTTTGATTGTTCACTGGTTTTCTGTGTCTGCAGATGGCTACTACAGTGGCCGTCCCCTGGAGTACGATGCGCAGCAAGCGCAGGCACAGCCGCAGGCAACCGCTGGCGAGCAGGCCAACGGTCTGCTGGTGGCGGCGCCACAGCCGCAACCACGGCAGGATGTTGGCGAACAGGTCGCCAACCACACTCATGTCCATGGCGTTCCTGGTGTGTCATACAGATCCAAACTTTTCTTGCCACTCCTAATCCCTCACTTggcttttttttttcagaaacCTGTTTGATGCTAGTAGCGTCTGTCTATAGCCAGCTTCAATCAAGTGCTCTGTTTTGATTCTTTTGGTTTGGTATACGAGCAGGATACTATAAAGGCCGCGTCAACAACACGAACACTGTTGCAGCTCCTCCTTCAGCAGCCCCTCTTGTTGCTTCTCCTCTTCCTGCTCCTGCAGCTCAACCGGAAAGGAATCTGAGCTGGATTGGCAAATGGTAAGTACCACGCTACGTATGCTTCAGTTGGTCTAGAAAGTGGTCACTGCACTGTGTGTAACCGTAATTCGTGTGCCGGTTGTGTGGTTCCTATCTCAAGCCTCATGTGCTTCACCGGCGGCAGAAACAAGAGGTAGCTCGAGTCAAGACACACGTGCTCGGCCACGCTATTGACGAAGTTAAAACAAGAGGCTGTGCTTATTTTGATGTATAGAGAAATGCTGAGATCTTTTGTTAGTTCTTCGGAGATTGTTTCCCCATGCTAGCGCTATTCATCTGTACAAGTGCATGGCTGCATCCAGATGCACAGTCAGTGAATCTATTCATTATGATCCATCAATAATCAGTTCGCCGTGGGCCTGCAACTGCACCGCATGGCCTGCGGACCAACCTAACAGGCCTCCCGTTTTTTTATTATTGTGTCCGCGTCCATCCTTTCCATTGCGCCG is part of the Miscanthus floridulus cultivar M001 chromosome 9, ASM1932011v1, whole genome shotgun sequence genome and encodes:
- the LOC136481827 gene encoding uncharacterized protein isoform X1 — protein: MQSLLTLSRFHFCVVPAWRKLPPQRHLLCCLLPHSTSIYPRSRGRQRRRWPTGFLLFAHRPTLSGRGCRRLAMADASDNPADGYYSGRPLEYDAQQAQAQPQATAGEQANGLLVAAPQPQPRQDVGEQVANHTHVHGVPGYYKGRVNNTNTVAAPPSAAPLVASPLPAPAAQPERNLSWIGKCLMCFTGGRNKR
- the LOC136481827 gene encoding uncharacterized protein isoform X2; this translates as MADASDNPADGYYSGRPLEYDAQQAQAQPQATAGEQANGLLVAAPQPQPRQDVGEQVANHTHVHGVPGYYKGRVNNTNTVAAPPSAAPLVASPLPAPAAQPERNLSWIGKCLMCFTGGRNKR